One genomic segment of Helianthus annuus cultivar XRQ/B chromosome 14, HanXRQr2.0-SUNRISE, whole genome shotgun sequence includes these proteins:
- the LOC110918846 gene encoding uncharacterized protein LOC110918846 has protein sequence MDDLTGSGGKKQDIQATPRNSDPIEAENLRSATRVSDWEGIKQATKRYAQRLDAAALAGHGNLQPSATTEPLSFANAVKNLNEKVTVNFRELESSEVVDGADVVIPLASVKQVTDRYANTLYGYFLGKRLAFPVVDYFAKNNWVKYGLARLMMNANGFFFFKFKTKEGMDKMLEDGPWMIRNVPIILKMWSPSIKLEKEDIKAIPVWVKMHDVPLTAYTEDGLSLIASKLGVPKMLDTYTTTMCVESWGRSSYARALIEVQAGAELKRSVTVAIPSLDGNGYSKVEVKIEYDWEPLRCPSCCVFGHDDSSCPKNPQVVPNGDYGKKGDDFQVVGAKKKKATTQGLHIKNQKPKVVYRPVAKPKPNSAVKNSYQVSTSNPFDSLKDDDGNGTMVGRVAGNQGGTNVGRVEKKPSRDGQESDEEEVEEIYNETSAFMTSGDRK, from the exons ATGGATGATCTAACCGGCTCGGGTGGTAAGAAACAGGATATTCAAGCGACACCGAGG AATTCAGATCCAATTGAAGCTGAAAATCTACGGTCAGCAACTAGGGTTTCTGATTGGGAAGGGATTAAACAAGCTACCAAGAGATATGCGCAAAGATTGGATGCTGCTGCTCTGGCAGGTCATGGGAATTTGCAACCTTCAGCGACGACGGAACCATTATCATTTGCAAATGCAGTAAAAAACTTGAATGAGAAGGTGACGGTGAACTTTAGGGAGTTGGAGTCTTCTGAGGTTGTTGATGGAGCTGATGTTGTTATTCCGTTGGCTTCGGTTAAGCAAGTCACGGACAGGTATGCAAACACTCTCTATGGGTATTTCTTGGGTAAACGGCTAGCGTTTCCGGTGGTGGATTACTTTGCTAAGAACAACTGGGTTAAGTATGGTCTGGCTAGATTGATGATGAATGCGAAtggcttctttttctttaagtttaaaaCTAAGGAAGGGATGGATAAAATGTTAGAGGATGGGCCATGGATGATAAGAAATGTTCCGATTATCTTGAAGATGTGGTCGCCCTCTATCAAACTAGAAAAAGAGGATATTAAAGCTATTCCGGTGTGGGTAAAGATGCACGATGTGCCGCTAACAGCTTATACCGAGGATGGTCTTAGTTTGATTGCATCAAAGTTAGGGGTGCCTAAGATGTTGGATACGTATACTACTACGATGTGTGTTGAATCTTGGGGTAGAAGTAGTTACGCTAGAGCTCTTATTGAAGTGCAGGCGGGGGCTGAATTAAAAAGGAGTGTCACTGTTGCCATTCCATCTTTAGATGGTAATGGTTATTCTAAGGTAGAAGTCAaaattgaatatgattgggagcctttaaggTGTCCGTCTTGCTGTGTTTTTGGTCATGATGATAGTTCGTGCCCAAAGAACCCTCAGGTTGTTCCGAATGGGGATTATGGAAAAAAGGgtgatgattttcaggttgtgggtGCTAAAAAGAAGAAAGCTACTACTCAAGGGCTtcatataaaaaatcaaaaacctaaaGTAGTCTATCGTCCAGTTGCCAAACCTAAACCGAATTCGGCTGTAAAAAATTCGTACCAGGTTTCAACGTCGAACCCTTTTGATAGTCTTAAAGATGACGATGGTAATGGTACCATGGTGGGGCGAGTGgctggtaatcagggaggtaccaACGTGGGTCGGGTTGAGAAGAAACCTTCGAGGGACGggcaggaatcggatgaggaggaggtcgAAGAAATCTACAACGAAACTAGTGCATtcatgacatcgg GTGATCGAAAATAG